A DNA window from Bdellovibrionales bacterium contains the following coding sequences:
- a CDS encoding transporter substrate-binding domain-containing protein has translation MKKLGLCLVVFFALFSPCANAGDLQDIKARGEIRHLGFPYANFVTGFGDGFDVEIIQGFAKYLGVKYVFVSSQHSTLVRDLLGKDIVRKKDGGVLEGNYPVKGDLISVGFAIFSWREPFFLYSAPTFPSQVFLIARANAPLAPIKGSDNLNKDIVETKALIGKSSLMVVKNTKLDPRNYDLENKVANFHRLDEDTNSRSIARSLVDGKADLTLLDAPDVILDLHDWAGKIKVLGPISQEQALATAFSPSSPELRDAFNNYLFQIKANGMYDLLVDKYFLGIRSFFPEFFLKKD, from the coding sequence ATGAAAAAATTGGGGCTTTGCCTCGTCGTTTTTTTTGCCCTTTTTTCCCCCTGCGCCAACGCTGGCGATCTTCAGGATATTAAGGCGCGAGGCGAAATCAGGCATCTTGGATTTCCTTATGCGAATTTTGTGACAGGCTTTGGCGATGGGTTTGATGTTGAAATCATCCAAGGCTTTGCCAAATATCTTGGCGTCAAATATGTTTTTGTGTCAAGCCAGCATTCAACCCTTGTGCGCGATTTGCTGGGCAAGGACATTGTCCGCAAAAAGGATGGAGGGGTTCTTGAGGGAAACTATCCCGTCAAGGGCGACTTGATTTCTGTGGGGTTCGCCATTTTTTCATGGCGCGAACCGTTCTTTCTTTATTCCGCGCCGACCTTTCCTTCGCAAGTTTTTCTTATTGCGCGCGCGAACGCGCCACTAGCGCCCATTAAGGGAAGCGACAACTTGAACAAGGACATTGTTGAGACAAAAGCCCTGATTGGGAAAAGCAGCCTGATGGTCGTGAAAAATACAAAACTTGATCCCCGAAACTATGATCTTGAGAACAAGGTTGCCAATTTTCACCGTCTTGACGAAGACACTAACTCCCGCAGCATCGCGCGGTCGCTGGTTGATGGCAAAGCCGATCTGACACTTTTGGACGCGCCGGATGTTATCCTTGATTTGCACGATTGGGCGGGCAAGATCAAAGTGCTGGGTCCTATATCGCAGGAGCAGGCTTTGGCAACAGCGTTTTCTCCATCGTCCCCTGAGCTGCGGGATGCGTTTAACAATTACCTTTTTCAGATCAAAGCCAATGGAATGTATGACCTGCTTGTTGATAAATACTTTCTGGGAATACGGAGTTTTTTCCCCGAATTCTTTCTGAAAAAGGATTAA
- a CDS encoding ribonuclease J — protein sequence MTHKVKIDMHRPPDDALWLLPLGGSGEIGMNLNLYGTAGKWLMVDCGIMFGDDTTPGIDIITPDISFIAARRDDLLGIVITHGHEDHLGAIERLWADLRCPVYATPFPAAILRAKFAQAGMQGLFNLIEIPVGSSFEAGPFAIEMIPVTHSVPESHMVAINTVHGRVLHTGDWKFDNDPIIGRLTDEARLKELGREGVMALVGDSTNATVSVATPSEIAVQKGMVDLFGEYKGRIAVTCFSSNIARVKSIALAAKQHGRHVSLVGRSLWRNAEIAESLGYLPEFSDFLSEHEAMQAPRDKVVMVCTGCQGERRAALSRIAVFDHPAVTLERGDVVIFSSRDIPGNEKAIGRVQNLLLSHRVKVVTNDHMADGRLVHASGHAGQPDIAELYRWVKPHLSVPVHGELRHQTDHAALARSLGIENVVIPKNGQIIRLGPDTHELVGEVQAGRWGLDGTRLRPLDQTVTQHRRKMGFNGAAVVTLALDRRGMVASEPQITLLGIDDEKAIRVLSEDISSMILDEVERMPRATLLEDDTMKQAVTKIVRRALHESQGKKPVVEVHLVRV from the coding sequence ATGACGCATAAAGTAAAAATAGACATGCACCGTCCACCCGATGACGCCTTGTGGCTTTTGCCTTTGGGGGGATCGGGCGAGATTGGCATGAACCTCAATCTTTATGGCACGGCAGGCAAGTGGCTGATGGTCGATTGTGGGATCATGTTCGGCGACGATACGACACCCGGTATCGATATTATTACGCCTGATATTAGCTTTATTGCGGCGCGGCGCGATGATTTGCTGGGCATTGTGATCACACACGGACATGAAGATCATTTGGGCGCGATCGAGCGTTTGTGGGCAGATTTGCGCTGTCCCGTATACGCGACGCCATTTCCAGCCGCCATCCTGCGCGCCAAGTTTGCGCAGGCGGGCATGCAGGGTCTTTTCAATTTGATCGAGATCCCTGTCGGCAGTTCGTTTGAGGCGGGGCCTTTCGCCATCGAGATGATCCCCGTCACGCACTCGGTTCCCGAAAGCCATATGGTGGCGATTAATACGGTTCATGGCCGCGTGCTTCATACGGGCGACTGGAAGTTTGATAACGACCCGATTATTGGCCGTCTGACGGACGAAGCGCGCTTAAAAGAATTAGGCCGCGAGGGTGTTATGGCGCTAGTCGGCGATTCAACGAACGCGACGGTTTCCGTGGCGACGCCTTCTGAAATCGCGGTACAAAAGGGAATGGTCGATCTTTTCGGAGAGTATAAGGGGCGTATTGCCGTCACATGTTTCTCCAGCAACATTGCACGCGTGAAGTCCATCGCGCTTGCCGCAAAGCAGCATGGTCGCCACGTCTCGTTGGTCGGGCGTTCTTTATGGCGTAATGCCGAAATAGCGGAGTCGCTTGGCTACCTGCCGGAGTTCAGCGACTTTCTTAGCGAACATGAAGCGATGCAAGCGCCGCGTGATAAGGTCGTCATGGTCTGCACAGGCTGTCAGGGCGAGCGCCGCGCTGCGCTTTCGCGCATTGCTGTGTTTGATCATCCTGCCGTGACGCTAGAGCGTGGCGACGTCGTGATTTTCTCCTCGCGCGACATTCCCGGCAATGAAAAAGCCATCGGTCGCGTGCAAAATCTTTTGCTAAGCCACCGCGTGAAGGTCGTGACGAACGATCACATGGCTGATGGGCGATTGGTTCACGCCTCCGGTCATGCGGGGCAACCCGATATTGCCGAGCTTTACCGTTGGGTGAAGCCTCATTTGTCCGTGCCAGTGCATGGCGAGTTGCGCCATCAGACCGATCATGCGGCGCTGGCGCGGTCGCTGGGGATTGAGAACGTCGTAATTCCGAAAAATGGCCAGATCATTCGCCTTGGCCCCGACACGCATGAATTAGTGGGGGAGGTGCAAGCGGGTCGATGGGGTCTTGATGGAACGCGCCTGCGTCCTTTGGATCAAACGGTCACGCAGCATCGCCGCAAGATGGGCTTTAACGGCGCGGCGGTCGTGACGCTTGCGCTGGATCGTCGTGGTATGGTGGCCAGCGAACCTCAAATCACGCTTTTGGGGATTGATGATGAAAAGGCCATCCGCGTCTTGAGCGAGGATATTTCGTCGATGATCTTGGATGAGGTTGAGCGGATGCCCCGCGCCACGCTTTTGGAAGATGACACGATGAAGCAGGCCGTGACAAAGATTGTTCGTCGTGCCTTGCATGAATCGCAAGGGAAGAAGCCTGTTGTCGAGGTTCATTTGGTCAGGGTTTAG
- a CDS encoding diguanylate cyclase — protein MIKNGTREKILLPLSLLLAKGAESCYTFLMKKLSPDLVASERRRTPRRRDDSLLPNFQDLIDGAVQGVLVHSNFRPLYANDSFAQLFGYECAEEIMALPLIRPLYSPESWPDVEQDYNDIIRGATFAPIGRMPAVHRDGREIWLSVTKRLINWHGQQAVHLCAFDITRQVEVEATMMDNEQALRSILEILPVPVFIARRSDGRMMFVNRKTCLLLEQSAGPLLKSRSSDFYVDQEDRQRIHSMIDTIHDVRDIEVRMKTAQGRAFLAELAAIGMSYMGAPATLVSLSDISKRKELEDELFHQANTDELTGISNRRSFMNQAEQEIRRARRFGRGLSIIMMDLDHFKRVNDTFGHAVGDVTLGTVVRASLESLRESDIMGRLGGEEFAVLLPETELQAASEVAGRLLAHIRETPIAMAEGTIQCTTSLGVAQLRPTDSTIDDLLVRADVALFRAKEAGRNRVEIAE, from the coding sequence TTGATCAAAAACGGAACAAGGGAAAAGATATTGCTGCCTCTTTCCTTGCTCTTGGCCAAAGGCGCGGAATCCTGTTATACCTTTTTAATGAAAAAGCTGTCGCCTGATTTGGTTGCTAGTGAACGCCGGCGCACCCCGCGCCGCCGCGATGATAGCCTGTTGCCCAATTTTCAGGATTTAATCGATGGCGCGGTGCAGGGCGTTTTGGTACACAGTAATTTTAGACCGCTTTACGCCAACGACTCTTTTGCACAGCTCTTTGGGTATGAGTGCGCGGAAGAGATTATGGCGTTGCCGCTCATTCGTCCCCTTTATTCGCCAGAAAGCTGGCCCGACGTTGAACAAGATTACAACGATATTATTCGCGGCGCGACTTTTGCGCCGATTGGGCGGATGCCTGCCGTGCATCGCGATGGGCGCGAGATATGGCTTTCGGTCACCAAGAGGCTTATCAATTGGCATGGGCAGCAGGCCGTCCATCTGTGCGCCTTTGATATCACGCGCCAAGTCGAGGTTGAGGCGACGATGATGGATAATGAGCAAGCTTTGCGCTCGATTTTAGAGATTTTGCCCGTGCCCGTTTTTATCGCGCGGCGCAGCGACGGGCGGATGATGTTCGTCAATCGCAAGACGTGCTTGCTGTTAGAGCAAAGCGCGGGGCCTTTGCTGAAATCCCGTTCCTCTGATTTTTATGTTGATCAAGAGGATCGCCAGCGTATCCACTCGATGATCGATACCATTCACGACGTGCGCGATATCGAAGTGCGCATGAAAACGGCGCAAGGCCGCGCCTTCTTGGCCGAGCTGGCGGCGATTGGCATGAGCTATATGGGCGCGCCCGCCACGCTCGTTTCCCTTAGCGATATTTCCAAGCGCAAGGAGCTGGAGGACGAGCTTTTCCATCAGGCCAACACGGATGAGCTAACGGGCATCAGCAATAGGCGTAGTTTTATGAATCAGGCCGAGCAGGAAATTCGTCGTGCGCGGCGCTTCGGGCGTGGGCTTTCCATCATCATGATGGATTTGGATCATTTCAAGCGGGTCAACGATACCTTTGGCCATGCGGTTGGTGACGTGACGCTGGGGACGGTTGTGCGCGCCAGCCTTGAAAGCTTGCGCGAGTCCGACATTATGGGTCGTCTGGGTGGTGAGGAATTTGCGGTTCTTTTGCCCGAGACGGAATTGCAGGCGGCCAGCGAGGTCGCAGGCCGCTTGCTCGCGCACATTCGTGAAACGCCGATTGCGATGGCGGAAGGAACGATTCAATGCACGACCAGCCTTGGCGTTGCGCAACTTAGGCCTACGGACAGCACCATCGATGATTTGCTGGTGCGTGCCGATGTCGCTCTTTTCCGCGCGAAAGAAGCAGGGCGCAACCGCGTCGAAATCGCGGAGTAG
- a CDS encoding ATP-binding protein produces the protein MSIRFASKWPLFATLVFCVYAFVLLKNVFESQEQLRNVANARQVASSARHAAALDDFARGLSTDAVDIAGSFVLMSYLTNKDLGMSPRYGLKASLTSVETAFLEEVKHRESLGGGKRNRLLYYSEAGEVLVDTLPESPPLPQAAHDCEKTHFIVDQKENQFIAAAAVSYRGKPRGCVTLAVDMKYVTHFFVQPTDEDKGHLEVLVTKEGKEVRLPDQPYRLKAEAVPLLLKHKWNEVFSLASESRRLIPDYDLVVLTPLAWIPGAFVTLLGEQELYGDITSRPFLYIVSVFPIFLLAAVFLLIKMRNRTLRLQAEFAESDKRRFELQDRNLSLSQEIARREAVEHELREKSEQLERMAADLRTSSLHAEEANKAKSEFLAAMSHEIRTPMNGIIGMTELALETDLNKEQYEYIENVKVSSEWLLTIINDILDFSKIEAGKMSLETISFHLPSVIDEMIKPLYLRANESRVSLIRTIDPDVPCQLMGDPVRLRQILLNLLGNALKFTAQGSITLLVKTKSMKDGHVVLVFVVQDTGIGIPKEKQKKIFEAFSQEDNSTTRRFGGTGLGLTISYKLAQLMGGAIVLHSVERKGSAFSVTIPYEIAPAGQEEPVDASSGGEGETEPSVALKILLAEDMELNQKIIKTMLGKLGHEVVVANDGQQALDKLGQDKFDLILMDMQMPVMGGIEATTHIRDEEARRHDGKRLPIYALTAAALPEERQKGLAAGLDGYMTKPINKKELIALLKAIVRNVVETSA, from the coding sequence GTGTCAATTCGTTTCGCCTCTAAATGGCCCCTTTTCGCAACGCTTGTTTTTTGCGTCTATGCGTTTGTTCTTTTAAAAAATGTTTTTGAGTCGCAAGAACAATTAAGAAATGTCGCGAATGCGCGGCAAGTTGCCAGTAGCGCACGGCATGCCGCCGCCTTGGACGATTTTGCGCGAGGGCTAAGCACCGATGCGGTGGACATAGCCGGTTCTTTTGTTCTTATGTCCTATCTAACGAACAAGGATCTTGGCATGTCACCCCGCTATGGGTTGAAGGCCAGCCTTACCTCCGTCGAGACAGCTTTTCTTGAGGAAGTCAAACACCGAGAATCCTTGGGCGGTGGCAAACGCAATCGCTTGCTGTATTATTCTGAGGCGGGAGAAGTTCTGGTCGATACCTTGCCTGAATCGCCGCCCTTGCCGCAAGCGGCGCATGATTGTGAAAAGACCCATTTTATTGTTGATCAGAAAGAGAACCAATTTATTGCGGCGGCGGCAGTTTCGTATCGGGGAAAGCCCCGTGGCTGCGTCACCCTTGCCGTCGACATGAAGTATGTCACACACTTTTTTGTCCAACCGACGGATGAAGATAAGGGCCATTTGGAGGTGCTTGTTACAAAAGAGGGGAAGGAGGTTCGCCTGCCTGATCAGCCCTATCGTTTGAAAGCTGAGGCCGTCCCGCTGCTTTTGAAACATAAATGGAATGAGGTTTTCTCCCTTGCCAGTGAATCGCGCCGCCTTATTCCTGATTATGATTTGGTTGTTTTGACTCCATTGGCTTGGATCCCTGGGGCGTTTGTTACGTTGTTGGGGGAACAAGAGCTTTATGGGGACATAACCTCGCGTCCGTTTTTATATATTGTTTCCGTTTTTCCTATTTTTCTTTTGGCTGCCGTATTTCTGCTTATCAAAATGCGCAATCGGACGCTTCGTCTCCAAGCCGAGTTTGCCGAGTCGGACAAAAGGCGGTTTGAGTTGCAGGATCGCAACCTATCTTTGTCTCAGGAGATAGCCAGACGAGAAGCGGTGGAGCATGAGCTTCGGGAAAAAAGCGAACAGCTGGAGCGCATGGCGGCGGACCTGCGCACCAGCAGCTTGCACGCTGAGGAAGCGAATAAAGCCAAGTCAGAATTTTTGGCAGCCATGAGCCATGAAATTAGAACGCCCATGAATGGCATTATTGGCATGACGGAGCTGGCGCTGGAAACCGACTTGAATAAAGAACAATATGAATACATTGAAAACGTCAAGGTGTCGTCAGAGTGGCTCTTGACGATTATTAATGACATCCTTGATTTCTCGAAGATCGAAGCCGGAAAGATGAGCCTTGAAACCATCTCGTTTCATCTTCCTTCCGTGATTGATGAGATGATCAAGCCCCTTTATTTGCGCGCCAATGAAAGCCGCGTGTCGCTAATTCGCACGATTGATCCCGATGTCCCCTGCCAGCTTATGGGGGATCCCGTCCGGTTGAGGCAGATTCTCCTCAACCTTCTTGGAAATGCTTTGAAATTTACAGCGCAAGGAAGCATCACGCTTCTTGTCAAAACAAAGTCTATGAAGGACGGGCATGTCGTTCTTGTCTTTGTGGTTCAAGATACAGGAATTGGTATTCCCAAGGAAAAACAGAAAAAGATTTTTGAAGCGTTTTCACAGGAGGACAACTCAACCACGCGCCGCTTCGGCGGAACGGGGCTGGGGCTGACGATTTCTTATAAGTTGGCGCAGCTTATGGGGGGCGCCATTGTTCTGCATAGCGTGGAGCGGAAGGGCAGCGCCTTTTCCGTTACCATTCCGTATGAGATCGCGCCCGCCGGACAAGAGGAACCTGTGGATGCTTCGTCGGGCGGCGAGGGCGAGACGGAGCCTTCGGTGGCCTTAAAAATTCTCTTGGCTGAGGATATGGAGCTTAACCAGAAAATTATCAAAACCATGCTGGGAAAATTGGGGCATGAGGTGGTGGTGGCGAACGATGGCCAGCAGGCGCTTGATAAATTAGGCCAAGACAAATTTGATTTGATTTTGATGGACATGCAGATGCCCGTCATGGGGGGGATTGAGGCCACGACGCATATTCGAGATGAAGAAGCGCGTCGCCATGATGGGAAGAGGCTTCCCATTTACGCCTTGACGGCGGCGGCGCTCCCCGAAGAGAGGCAAAAGGGGTTAGCCGCAGGGCTTGATGGCTACATGACGAAGCCTATTAATAAAAAAGAGCTGATCGCCTTGCTTAAGGCCATTGTGCGCAATGTGGTGGAAACCAGCGCTTAG
- a CDS encoding Fic family protein: protein MVMKNIKALTQKQKTLTAARPLPAEVTRNLNEWLRVELTYTSNAIEGNTLSRAETAVVLEKGLTISGKPLKDHLEATNHAAAYDWVMSLIKKKTHQIDEATILEIHRLVLKGIHDDAAGQYRDLPVRIAGSTVILPNAAKVAALMKQLATWLASKPNLHPVELAAQAHYRLVTIHPFTDGNGRTARLLMNLILMQSGYPPAIIRPKDRLRYIRGLEQAQLGGSIDDFEDFIGEAAERSLDIYLKALDKNTSPIQMKPKAGSLIKIGELAKQTGETAATLRFWLKEGLIACAQRTESGYQLFDKTMIARAKQIRTLQVKRLTLSEISEKLIKADVQEE, encoded by the coding sequence ATGGTTATGAAAAACATCAAAGCCCTAACCCAAAAACAGAAAACACTAACGGCGGCGCGTCCTTTGCCAGCAGAGGTGACGCGTAACCTGAATGAGTGGCTGCGGGTCGAGCTGACCTATACCAGCAACGCGATTGAGGGCAACACGCTCTCACGCGCTGAAACGGCTGTGGTGCTTGAAAAGGGGCTGACGATTTCCGGAAAGCCACTCAAGGATCATCTTGAGGCAACCAACCACGCGGCGGCCTACGATTGGGTGATGAGTCTAATCAAGAAGAAGACGCACCAAATTGATGAGGCGACGATTCTTGAGATTCATCGCCTCGTTTTGAAGGGTATTCACGATGATGCGGCGGGACAGTATCGTGACCTGCCTGTGCGTATCGCAGGCTCAACGGTCATCTTGCCAAATGCGGCTAAAGTGGCGGCGTTGATGAAACAGTTGGCCACATGGCTTGCCAGCAAACCTAATCTTCATCCCGTTGAACTTGCTGCGCAGGCGCATTATCGGCTTGTGACGATCCATCCTTTCACAGATGGGAATGGCCGTACGGCGCGGCTCTTGATGAATCTCATCCTTATGCAGTCAGGATACCCGCCAGCGATTATCAGACCAAAGGATCGTCTTCGTTATATCCGCGGCCTTGAACAAGCCCAGTTGGGCGGCAGCATCGATGATTTTGAAGATTTTATTGGGGAGGCGGCTGAGCGATCTTTGGATATTTATCTTAAAGCCCTTGATAAAAACACTTCCCCAATTCAGATGAAGCCGAAAGCAGGGAGCCTGATAAAAATTGGCGAGCTTGCAAAGCAAACGGGGGAGACGGCGGCGACCCTTCGTTTTTGGTTGAAGGAGGGATTGATCGCCTGTGCCCAGCGCACAGAATCCGGTTATCAGCTTTTTGATAAAACGATGATCGCACGAGCCAAACAAATCCGCACGCTTCAGGTGAAACGGCTGACTCTATCTGAAATCAGCGAGAAGCTTATTAAAGCCGATGTGCAGGAAGAATAG
- a CDS encoding metal ABC transporter permease has translation MSLADVLVSPFTDYAFMKRALVAAMALAISGTPLGVLMMLRRMTLVGDALSHAILPGIAVAFFVAGLSLWAMTLGGVIAALIVAGLAAFLSRLTDLKEDAAFALLYLLSLAVGVALISIKGGSAHLMHVLFGNILAIDQDTLMLVTGVCCLSLFTIAALYRRFVIDGFDGAFMRTAGAQRRGVGLMGLVFFALLMINLVASFQAMGTLMALGLMVLPALAAHFWAKTIDGMMPLAMGLGAVAAYAGLVLSYHTAIPSGPAIVLVAGGMTVVSAVLGRFGSVVACVGRKN, from the coding sequence ATGAGCCTTGCAGATGTTCTTGTGAGTCCCTTCACCGACTACGCTTTTATGAAGCGGGCGTTGGTTGCTGCGATGGCACTGGCGATTTCTGGCACGCCGCTGGGCGTTTTAATGATGCTACGGCGCATGACGCTTGTGGGTGATGCGCTCTCGCATGCGATTTTACCGGGTATTGCCGTTGCCTTCTTTGTGGCGGGGTTGTCGCTTTGGGCGATGACACTGGGCGGCGTGATCGCGGCGCTGATCGTGGCAGGGCTGGCTGCGTTTTTATCGCGCCTGACCGATCTGAAGGAGGACGCGGCTTTTGCGCTGCTTTACCTGCTTTCTTTGGCAGTGGGCGTGGCGTTGATTTCAATCAAGGGGGGCAGCGCTCACCTTATGCATGTCCTGTTTGGCAACATTTTGGCGATAGACCAAGACACGCTTATGCTGGTTACAGGCGTTTGCTGCCTGTCGCTTTTCACGATCGCTGCGCTTTATCGGCGGTTTGTGATCGATGGCTTTGATGGCGCGTTTATGCGCACCGCTGGCGCGCAGCGGCGTGGCGTGGGGCTTATGGGCCTTGTCTTCTTTGCGCTGCTGATGATCAATCTGGTGGCGTCGTTTCAGGCCATGGGCACGCTAATGGCGTTGGGGCTAATGGTGCTGCCCGCGCTGGCGGCTCACTTTTGGGCAAAGACAATCGATGGCATGATGCCGTTGGCGATGGGGCTGGGCGCGGTGGCCGCTTATGCGGGGCTTGTGCTGTCCTACCATACGGCTATTCCTTCCGGCCCCGCCATTGTGCTGGTGGCAGGGGGGATGACCGTGGTGTCAGCGGTATTGGGCAGGTTCGGGAGTGTGGTCGCTTGCGTCGGGCGAAAGAACTGA
- a CDS encoding zinc ABC transporter substrate-binding protein: MRFPLSLCLLAIVLVTTPAGASPQPLKVVASFSLLGDMIQQVGGEAVTVNTLVGPDQDAHTFDPTPDAVKLIANADIIAISGLGFEPWMNKLIKASGTKAKLLVASAGASPRHMEGEGDIDPHAWQDLRNGALYVRNIYGALSAARPDDAATMKERARVYRDELLALDQETRNAFAVLAPERRKLLTSHDAFGYFAKAYGLQILAPMGISTDAQPSASTLAALTDQIKSEGVKTFYIENMTDPRLTQQLAKDTGARMGGTLYADALSAPDGDAPTYLAMMKSNIKKILEGM, translated from the coding sequence ATGCGCTTTCCCCTTTCGCTTTGCCTTTTAGCCATAGTCCTTGTCACCACACCCGCTGGCGCGTCGCCGCAGCCCCTTAAGGTCGTGGCAAGCTTTAGCCTGCTTGGCGATATGATCCAACAAGTGGGCGGCGAGGCTGTGACAGTGAACACGCTGGTCGGCCCCGATCAAGACGCGCATACCTTCGATCCCACGCCCGATGCCGTTAAGCTGATCGCGAACGCGGACATCATCGCCATCAGCGGCCTTGGCTTTGAGCCGTGGATGAACAAACTCATCAAGGCCTCTGGCACGAAGGCCAAGCTTCTGGTCGCCTCGGCCGGCGCCTCGCCACGCCATATGGAAGGGGAAGGCGACATCGATCCCCACGCGTGGCAGGATTTGCGCAACGGCGCGTTGTACGTCAGAAACATCTATGGCGCGTTAAGTGCCGCAAGACCCGACGACGCTGCGACAATGAAGGAACGCGCCCGCGTCTATCGCGATGAGCTTCTTGCCCTTGATCAAGAAACGCGGAATGCTTTTGCCGTCCTTGCGCCGGAAAGGCGCAAACTTTTGACCTCGCATGATGCCTTTGGCTATTTCGCGAAGGCCTATGGCCTGCAAATCCTTGCGCCCATGGGGATCAGCACGGACGCGCAGCCCTCGGCCTCAACCCTTGCCGCACTGACGGATCAGATTAAAAGCGAAGGCGTAAAAACCTTTTATATCGAGAACATGACCGACCCGCGCCTGACCCAACAGCTAGCCAAGGATACTGGCGCAAGGATGGGCGGCACGCTTTACGCCGATGCGCTTTCGGCCCCCGATGGCGACGCCCCCACCTATCTGGCGATGATGAAAAGCAACATCAAAAAGATTTTGGAGGGGATGTAG
- a CDS encoding ABC transporter ATP-binding protein, which produces MTQAHVTLDDVSYHYGHHKALQDVSGVFPAGSLTAVAGPNGAGKSTLLKIIAGVMKPQKGRVTVASALKGKIGYLPQVSAIERDYPLNVRQAVSTGLWPEAGSFPSFQEGALKARVDQALADVGLQELEARQIGELSGGQFQRLLFARLIVQDPQLILLDEPFAAIDAQTIAPLIQQIIAWHTQGRTIICVLHDLLLIRKYFPESFLLAGKCMGRGHTHALFEQKLLSFDLDMAELVGPEEKKHSGFGIQDSGEEI; this is translated from the coding sequence ATGACGCAAGCGCATGTGACCCTTGACGACGTTAGTTATCACTACGGCCATCATAAGGCCTTACAGGACGTGTCGGGCGTGTTTCCTGCTGGCTCGCTGACGGCGGTGGCGGGGCCGAACGGCGCGGGCAAAAGCACGCTGCTTAAAATCATCGCGGGCGTGATGAAGCCGCAAAAAGGCCGCGTAACCGTCGCCTCCGCCTTGAAAGGCAAGATTGGCTATCTGCCGCAGGTCAGCGCGATAGAACGCGACTATCCCCTTAACGTCCGTCAAGCCGTGAGTACAGGCCTGTGGCCCGAAGCCGGAAGCTTTCCTTCGTTTCAAGAGGGAGCTTTGAAGGCACGAGTGGATCAGGCGTTGGCTGATGTGGGCTTGCAAGAGCTTGAGGCGCGACAAATTGGCGAGCTTTCGGGTGGCCAGTTTCAGCGGCTTTTGTTTGCCCGCCTGATTGTGCAAGACCCGCAATTGATTTTGTTGGATGAGCCGTTCGCGGCGATTGATGCGCAGACGATTGCGCCATTGATCCAGCAGATTATCGCGTGGCACACGCAGGGGCGCACGATCATTTGCGTGCTGCATGACTTGCTGCTTATCCGAAAATACTTTCCCGAATCCTTTTTGCTGGCGGGCAAGTGCATGGGGCGTGGCCATACGCACGCGCTGTTTGAGCAAAAGCTGCTGTCCTTCGATCTGGATATGGCCGAGCTGGTCGGGCCGGAAGAGAAGAAGCATTCAGGATTCGGGATTCAGGATTCAGGGGAAGAAATATGA
- a CDS encoding DUF1465 family protein: MPKTATLLDRTFDEGVALTMEARNYIAFQETSGRGTQNLPHNLHVGYHHTRVSARLIQVMTWLLAMKALLSGEISPEQFSAPQYALGGGDECENPIGNELEELPSGLRQLLERTHLLYARILRLDAMVRDKLAAGEVPNFGMIQGIQIIDPPTDPCQ, from the coding sequence ATGCCCAAGACAGCCACGCTTTTGGATCGCACGTTTGATGAAGGCGTAGCGCTGACCATGGAGGCTCGTAACTACATCGCGTTTCAAGAAACATCGGGTCGTGGGACGCAAAACCTCCCCCATAACTTGCACGTTGGGTATCATCACACGCGTGTTTCCGCGCGCCTTATTCAGGTGATGACATGGCTCTTGGCTATGAAGGCGTTACTGTCGGGTGAGATTTCGCCTGAGCAATTTTCCGCCCCGCAATATGCGCTAGGCGGCGGCGATGAGTGCGAGAATCCTATCGGCAATGAATTGGAAGAGTTGCCTTCGGGCCTACGCCAATTGCTTGAGCGCACACACCTGCTTTATGCGCGGATTTTACGTCTGGATGCGATGGTGCGCGATAAATTGGCGGCAGGCGAAGTGCCCAACTTTGGCATGATCCAAGGTATTCAGATCATCGATCCGCCCACCGATCCCTGTCAGTAG